The window tcagagacttcgtgacaatcaactctatgccaaaattgagaaatgtttgtttgaatgccaatctcttccttttctaggatatttggtctccggccagggactacagatggatccagacaaactctctgccgtcttagattggccacgcccctccggactccgtgctatccaacgctttttggggttcgccaattattacaggcaatttattccacatttttctaccgttgtggctcctatcgtggctttaaccaaaaaaaatgctgatcccaagtcctggcctcctcaagcagaagacgcctttaaacaactcaagtctgccttttcttcggctcccgtgctctccagacctgacccttccaaacccttcctattggaggttgatgcctcctcagtgggagctggagctgttcttctacaaaaaaattcttccgggcatgctgtcacttgtggttttttctctaggaccttctccccagcggagaggaactactccatcggggatcgagagcttctagccattaaattagcacttgaggaatggaggcatctgctggagggatcaagttttcctgttattatctacaccgaccacaagaacctctcctacctccagtctgcccagcggctgaatcctcgccaggcccggtggtctctgttctttgcccgatttaattttgagattcactttcgtcctgccgataagaacattagggccgatgctctctctcgttcctcggatgcctcagaagttgaactctctccgcaacacatcattccacctgactgcctgatctccacttctcctgcctccatcaggcagactcctccaggaaagacctttgtttctccacgccaacgcctcggaatcctcaaatggggtcactcctctcatctcgcaggtcatgcgggcatcaagaaatctgtgcaactcatctcccgcttctattggtggccgactctggagacggatgttgtggactttgtgcgagcctgcactatctgtgcccgggataagactcctcgccagaagcccgctggttttcttcatcctctgcctgtccccgaacagccttggtctctgattggtatggattttattactgatttacccccttcccgtggcaacactgttatttgggtggtcgttgatcgattctccaaaatggcacatttcatccctcttcctggtcttccttcagcgcctcagttggctaaacaattttttgtacacatttttcgtcttcacggattgcctacgcaaattgtctcggatagaggcgtccaattcgtgtctaaattctggagggctctctgtaaacaactcaagattaaattaaatttttcttctgcatatcatccccagtccaatggacaagtagaaagaattaaccagatcttggatgattatttgcgacattttgtttcctcccgccaggatgactgggcagatctccttccatgggccgaattctcgtataacttcagggtctctgaatcttcctccaaatccccatttttcgtggtgtacggccgtcaccctcttccccccctccctactcccttgccctctggtctgcccgctgtggatgaaatttctcgtgacctttccatcatatggagagagacccaaaattctctcttacaggcttcatcacgcatgaagaggttcgcggataagaaaagaagagctcctcccgttttttcccctggagacaaggtatggctctccgctaaatatgtccgcttccgtgtccctagctacaagttgggaccacgctatcttggtcctttcaaaattttgtgtcaaattaatcctgtctcttataaacttcttcttcctccttctcttcgtatccctaatgcctttcacgtctctcttctcaaaccacttatcctcaaccgtttttctcccaaatctgttcctcccactcctgtttccggctcctcggacatcttctctgtcaaggagatcttggcttccaaaaaggtcagagggaaaactttttttttagtagactgggagggttgtggtcctgaagagagatcctgggaacctgaggacaacatcctagacaaaagtctgctcctcaggttctcaggctctaagaagagggggagacccaagggggggggtactgttacgccgagcgctccgggtccccgctcctccccggagcgctcgcttcattctccccgctgcagcgctccggtcagatcctctgacccggggcgctgcgattccgctgccagccggggtgcgattcgcgatgcgggtagcgcccgctcgcgatgcgcaccccggctcccgtacctgactcgctctccctcggtcctgtcccggcgcgcgcggccccgctccctagggcgcgcgcgcgccgggtctttgcgatttaaagggccactgcgccgctgattggcgcagtggttccaattagtgttatcacctgtgcacttccctatatcacctcacttccccttcactcccttgccggatcttgttgccattgtgccagtgaaagcgttccttgtgtgttcctagcctgtgttccagaccctctgccgttgcccctgactacgatccttgctgcctgccccgaccttctgctacgtccgaccttgcttctgcctactcccttgtaccgcgcccatcttcagcagccagagaggtgagccgttgctagtggatacgacctggtcactaccgccgcagcaagaccatcccgctttgcggcgggctctggtgaaaaccagtagtggcttagaaccggtccactagcacggtccacgccaatccctctctggcacagaggatccactacctgccagccggcatcgtgacacaaacaGTACCTTTGCCTAACCCGGTGGTAAATCCAAACTTTATTGAAGcactttttttctgtgtatttcaagtgtcaaagaggcagtGCCAAACTCCTGAAGTGCCACAGCTTGGCACGTCAcctccctccccttcccttccctATCTGTCCTGATTGTAAGCCgagccctgtatgtcaatcaGGACAGACAAGGAAGGAGGGGGATTGAGGAGTTGTGCCAAGCTGTGATACTTAAGGAGTTTGGCACTGCCactgcctctttgacacttgaaaTCGATGAATTTATGACACTTTGGACCCACCAGGTCATGCCAAGGTACTGTTCGTTttattagtttaaaggggtactctggagaaaaactttttttgaatcaactggtaccagaaagttaaacagatttgtaaattacttctattaaaaaatcttaatccttcctgtacttattagctgctgaatactacagtggaaatgattttccgtttgaaacacagagctgtctgctgacatcatgagcaaagtgctctctgctgacatctctgtccattttaggaactgtccagagtaaaaccaaatccccatagcaaacatatgctgttctggacagttcctaaaatggacagagatgtcagcagagagcactgtgctcatgatgcgcAGACagatctgtgtttcaaaaagaaaataatttccgctgtagtattcagcagctaataagtacaggaaggattaagattttttaatagaagtaatttacaaatctgtttaactttctggcaccagttgataaaaaaaaaaaaaaaaaaagtttttcaccggagtactcctttaacaggtaTCCAGCACTGTGGTCTGCTCTATGCACCATGTTCGTCTAGCAGATTCCCCTTAAGTTGTTACCAAAACAATGCCCTCATGATGGTGCCAGTTACACTGTACCCCCAAAATAGTGGCAGCCTTGTGGCCTATAATATATCCAGTCACAAAGCACATATGCATCTTCCAAGATCTCCACTGATATCTGTTATATGGTCTAATGATGCCAAATCCTTTCTCTGCATCTGAGATATTGGGGACACCCAGTCCTGTTGCTTGGGGGCTGCAAAGAAAAACAATGGTAGCTGCATGCCGCCCCCAGGCCACACTTTGTGCACCCCTGCTTTGAGTATTGATCAGGTATTGAGTGTTGCGCACACAGTCTTTCTCCTTTACAAGGCACAGGCAGAAAGAACAGGAGCCACCATATCTTTAAAAAATATGCCTCTGAAGTTATGCCCTCATATCTTTCTTACCCTTTGAAAACTTTAGGTAGCTGAATTGTGCCAGTTTCCCGAAAGCAAATACCAGCATATTTGTATTTCATTTTTCCATGACTTTGATCACTTTGCGTTCTGGTGTCCCAGACTATTACTATATTCTTTTAACTATCACAAAAGGCTTTTGGTCCTTGTGATTTGTACACAATTTTATTTTGAGTTTCTACTTTGTAAATATGGATACCAAGTGAAATGAGATATGATTATTCTATCAGCGTTATGTCCTGGATCAGCCATTGTATAGAAGAATATGGCAAACATTAACCATGATGGAGACGGCTTATCAGATCCAGCGTAACAATGCATTAAAGAACATATTGAGATTAATTTGGCATAGTTATTATCTGTCTTATAACACTATTACTAGTAGTACATAAAACTTGGCATGGTCTAGTGACTTAATATTATCTTTGTACACAGTCTGTAAGATAACGTCCCCTTCTAGATGGATATATAAGCAGAACTCACTTTGTTGCATGTATCCCCGAGAAGGTCTTCCTTGAACAGTAAGTATTACTGACTCTTGACATTTTTACATATCGAGAAGCTATACTTCATACTTATTTTCTATTAAATTAcaagctttaaatgtatgtttaaaaaaaaaaatctttttacatTACAATGCAATCACTGCTTTTAGGCTGTATTACAATCAGTACTATACAACTTTATACTGACCctttagacatatatatatatatatatatatatatatatataggcaaatatttatatatctatatatatatatatatatatatatatatatatatatatatatatatacagtgacccctcgacctacgatggccccgacatacgataatttcaacatgcgatggcctttcagaggccatcgcatgttgaaggcggcATCAATATACGatccttttgtatgtcggggccatcgcataaacggctatccggcagcgctgactgcttcagctgccaccggatagccgtttacagtgccccgtgtgctccgctgacgatcacttacctgtcctcagggctccggcacgtcctcttcgggatcccctgcattgttggcgccctccatcgtcatcatcacgtcgctgcgcacgccgtcccatcatccaataggagtggcgtgcataacaacgtgatggcggcgacggagcgcacggatgccggggaagcagaggccttaccggagcgtcggggacacccggggcacgcggcgacagtgatggacggcgacattccagacagcggtgacgagcggtgacggtccggagcggcggggacaggtcagtactacttcctctaccagtggtcttcaacctgcggacctccagatgttgcaaaactacaatacccagcatgcccggacagccaacggctgtccaggcatgctgtgtgttgtagttttgcaatatctggaggtccgcagtttgtagaccactgtcctatactttacattgcacggatccctcaacatgcgatggtttcaacaaacgatggtccgtttggaacggattaccatcgtatgttgagggaccactgtatatataggcAAAGAGGTTCCCCAGCACTCCAAAGTATTTCAAACAGTGGTTCATTATCCCATACAGAAAGTGATACAACATTTCACCGGTCTCACACCATTTTTTTCCGGTTTATTTTCTGTATGGGATAATAAACCACTGTTTGAAATACTTTGGAGTGCTGGGGAACCTCTTTGCCGGCATCTAACAGACACACTGTGACCAGGTTTGTGCTTATGGCACCCATCGCTTATTCACAGGGATATGAATTCCCATGCTTTGTCTCATGCATCCATGATAACCCTAGGAAAATGCACTTTAAAAGTAAAACTTCttctgtatatagaagcagtggcGCCTGTTACTGCGGCAGCTAATaggacaaatgtttttttttttatttcttctatgATAAACAGAATTCCCTTGGATCCTCACTTACCTGCTGAACAGTATGAAGGCCTTCCTTTGCCTTGGTTTCTTGCTGTGCTTGTATCTCAGCACAGAAGCAAAAGTCTATTCCCAATGTGAGTTGTACAGAATCTTTCAGCAAACCGGATTGTCTGGATATCATGGCATCAGCGCTGCAAACTGTAAGTACATCGAAAGCAAAACCAAATACTATTTTATGTTGTCTTTTATACCAAACACTATGGATGTCAAGTAATATGGATGTTCAGCATTCCAGTAATAGACATGTGAAGGTTATAATCAGAGGGGTCCTATGTAGTGTGAGAGACAGTGACAAGATTGGTCTTTAGGGATCGCAatatttccccaaggtacctATCGTATGTGGACACCAGGTTTTAGGGAACGCATATCACAtccagggaaagctgagtgaataATGGGGAATCCACAAaatagttaaagaggtactccggcgcttagaacTACCAAATCAGGAATAACAATAGCTAAAtttaaaccttttattacaaaaattccctattacagaataacgtacacaaatccccataaaaaacagtAGATATCAATTATTTCACAAAGTGCAATAGTAGTAGGGACAATCCCCCGTAATACATGCCTCAcctacccgacgcgtttccccgtactccggcgcttagacatcttatcccctatcatgccccctcccataggtttgcatcgaggggcggagccgttatGTCACAacgctccatccccgtgatcgacagtaatcagatcgctccggggactgactttaatggggtgcagcgtgcaagatcacgggggtccccagcggtgggacccccgcgctcAGGCAtcatatcctctatcctttggataggggataagatgtctaagcgctggagtaatCACTAAAATCACTGGGAGACTTAGCTTGTAGAGTATGAAGAGTACCAGTAAAAAGCTCAACTTATCTCCCCAAAAATAAGCTCCCATACGACTCAGtgagaaataaaaatgttatagatcTTAGAAGGTAAGAATTAcaggggtactgcagtggaaaataacttatctcctatgcaCAGGATAAATTATAGgtgtcagatgggggggggggggagtttcaaCCACTGGGGCCCACCACAATCTGTTGaaagggccccggctctctgagaGGAGTGCCTGCTAGGGTcggcacacactccattcatttctatcggAGAGCCAGAGCTGCTAAAGTAAACTTGGGTCTCTTTAGAGCTCCCTTAGAGAATGAATGTAGCACGTGTCGACCCGAGCAGACGCTTCTCTCAGAGAGTCGGggcctgttcaggagatcacaaggggtttcagcggtcggaccccagtgatctgacacttatttcttatcctgtggatagtggataagttacttttttctgcagtacccctttaagtaagccaACATTTGAAATTTGAGGAGTTGGAAGGGGGTTAAAATATGTAGTCTAAATGCTGACCAACCtgagagttattaaagggggaGCACTATGTACAGTGGAGGATGCTGGAGTATTAACCTGTTTATTTTCCATCACAGGGCTATGCCTTGCTTACTATGAGAGCaactataacactgcagccgTGAACAACAATGGACCAAGCCGTGACTATGGAATATTCCAGATCAACAGCAAATGGTGGTGCAATGATGGAAAGACATCAGGAGCTGTAAACGCCTGTCACATCAGCTGCCAGAGTATGTATAGTTGCATATGGGGGAACTTTATAAGTAGTCACAatttacatgaacatatatgtacataaagagaaaaaaaatgtatcacgGGAATGGGCTTGCCGAACCCCTTATTGCAGAAGAGGTTTAATGGGTATTACTGTTGTATTTAATGTTTATGAGACTGATAGACATAACTGAGCACTATATTTGCCTATCCCTGTCAGTCCTATTGACTATAAATGGAGTGACAATTCACATGTGTTACCACCACTGAACTCAGGTACCTTCAAAACAGAATTTCAGAACACCCATTCTAGAAATTAGTGGGGGTTTCAGTAAATATACATTTGGAGATACAGTACTTAATACATTTTTGatgggtactccattgctagacatgttatcccctatccaaaggataagggataacatgtctgatctcaGAGGTCTGGTCAttggggaaccccgtgatctctgcagcggcaccccagttatccggtgcatggagtgaactccaCTATGTGCCCGATGACTGGGGGACACATCCACCACgctcccccccccaactatgtttatgggagaaggcgtgactGCTGTGTACTAGCagccgtgccccctcccatagacatgaatggagggggcgtggcatgatgtcacaatcacggaagccccaggctttcATGATCGTAACTCCACAGCGCcggcacggagatcgcagggggtccctgtGGCCAGACCCCTGTggttagacatgttatcccctatcctttggatagggaatagcatgtctaggggcagagtacccctctaagggaTTATATACAGGGGGGCTTTTGTAATGTATCAGTGGCCTCAGGCGGCACCATCTTCTCTCAGAAGGGGGGAGGCAGTCGGCAAGAATAAGACAACTCAGCCCAGGAATTGCCGCTGACCACGACATATCTTGGGCTGGTTTTCATTACTATCTTGGGCTGGTTTTCATTACTGTAAGGGGAAGCTGGGTATTGTACATCTGCCATGATGCTTACCTGCCTGGTCAGGAGCTCTGCAGCACTGGCGCCACCCACTGCCTTCAGATAGTGCAGTGTGCGGCCAGCAGTGTGACTTCCACCTCTTCCCCTGAATCCCATAGAGAGCGCAGGGTGACAGGATGAGGAAGCGCATCTGACAATAATGGGGGGCACATCAGTTGCCTGTCACCCATTCCTGCCCCTGATTCCTGCTGAAGATAAAACATGCTGTtcggaaaataccaagggaggcTCTGCCAAAATTCTGCCTTGAGGACCTTACCTAATTTCCAATTATTTCTTACTTTAGGCCTTTTGAATGATAACATTACAGATGATATCGAGTGTGCTAAACGGGTTGTGCGGGATCCCCAAGGCATCAGTGCTTGGTAAGATATTTAAATGTTCTGTTGTTTTCTTAACACATAGAGTTTCCTGAATCTCGATAGAACATAAATGTTTGATAAGTGGGAACCTGCCCTCTGTATTCTCCCCGCACAACACAATGAAGGGGCTATTTCACTATTTAGGCAGGTACAGGGGTTCGATACATCAGTAACTGTGTGTGGTACAAAACCTCAACCCAATTAATAGTGATAATTGGTGCAGGTCCCAGTGGTCCTGTGTCCGATCCCTATTTCAAGAGGAAACCAACCCGTCACCTGAAGACTGTGTTCTCTTTATGATTTCTAAAATGTTATTTCAGGAATATCAGAAaatgtaaaagagaaaaaaaaattattgtaaaaattattaaaatcatATTTTTGTTCTTTGTTACCCACAGGGTGGCTTGGAGGAATCACTGCAAAGGAAAAAATTTGAACCGATTTACATCAGGATGTTAAatatccaaaagtaaaatcaactAAGACATATTCATTTTAATTAATTCTGTATTCAAAAAAATcctgtgtgatgtatataataaaaagttaatGGCAAAAAAAGTTGTCCTCATTTCAAACGGGGAAATGTAATCAGAAAATTACTTATTGTTTAAAACAAGTGAAAAAGTAAAAAGCTGGGCGCTTTCGAATGGCGCCTACCCCAATAAGTAGTTTATGCCAAAGTTTGCTGAACAATTGGCGTTTATTTGGGTAAAagtgcaacacagttgtttggaaCCCAGGCTGGGTTCTTCCTCAGGCCATGGATATTACAGACGTGGAGCGCGCCAACTTAAATATACATAGACATTCAAATGCTGCTGGGTCACacgtaaaaatttataaaattacttaaaaTAAAATCCAAAATAAACTACAACATAAAATTGCAGTGGTTCTCATTTCTCTAAAACCATTAGAAAAGGATTGCACTTTGGGGCACCTTTGATGTTTTATTCTACAGCACTGGAGGCCTTCACAAGTAGACCCACGCTGCAGTAATATATGAATGCGCATATTATTAGTTCTGGTTTCTATAGAGCAGTAGGTGGTATTATTGTTTATATTATAAAAAGAATAGAAGAAATCCACGTCGGGGCATCTATGGTATTTTcttctgcagcgctggagacctCCGTAAGGAAGCCCACGCCAGAGTAGTGTGAGAATGCGTATCATCATAGTTATGGTTT is drawn from Hyla sarda isolate aHylSar1 chromosome 4, aHylSar1.hap1, whole genome shotgun sequence and contains these coding sequences:
- the LOC130367831 gene encoding lysozyme C-1-like gives rise to the protein MKAFLCLGFLLCLYLSTEAKVYSQCELYRIFQQTGLSGYHGISAANWLCLAYYESNYNTAAVNNNGPSRDYGIFQINSKWWCNDGKTSGAVNACHISCQSLLNDNITDDIECAKRVVRDPQGISAWVAWRNHCKGKNLNRFTSGC